TGCATGACACTCCGGTGGAAGGGGTCTGCCAGGAAGAATCTCCTCCTCTGAATAGAATTAATACTTGGTAAATCGGTAAATGCAAAGAATAAATTTCCGCAATAAAAACATGCATACTACTTCTAGTTTCGACTATTACACAATGTCTGCATATATACAGATTCCAGAAACCGTATAGTTATTTTCATCGAACAAGGTTCAGACCAGTCATAACAGGGGAAAACTATATTGACTAAGGAAACTGATCTTACCAAAATCCTTTGTGCCCTCAGGTTTGTCATCTTGTTCTTCATTATCGACTTGAGCAGGTATCCAAAGGCCAATCTCTTCGCAAAGCACATCCCAATCAGACTCCAAAGCTCTTAATAGCATACCTAGGCAGTTGAAATACACAATGACCTGTTTTTGAATAGCTCATGGAAATTTCTCAATAAAAGTAAGTTTATAATTCTTtacttatgaaaaaaaaaaaaaacacttttttggCTAATATCAACTTCTAGAAGACGTTCTTCACTTGTTTAAACAATTCATGGTTACCATTGCAAGATTTTTTTAACACATGCTTATGGAGAAGTTTATCCAAATTGCCTCAGTATCTACTAGGTGTGAAAGATTTATAGAGCATCTATCAATAGTTTGCAAAGATGACTTTGTTGAAGCATGACAAATTCAACTGTCATAGACATAACGGAAAATCAATGTTCGTACCAGCCTCTTCGATTGGCATGGTCGAGTTAGAAGTCCTATTTACATGAGCCAACTTAACCTCTTCAAGTTTTTCCTTGCGCCAACTTTCAACAACTTCTGTATTGTTTTCgaaaaaacatcatataaccCAACAGAACATAACAGAACCagtcaatgcacaattttacTGAATATAAAAACATATGTAATGAGACACAACATGGAGGTAACCACGATAATAGATAAAATCATATCCAATATTAAACTCACCTCGTTCCTTAGCAATATTAATGTCACTGGAATTTAAGCTCCTTAGTCTATGCAATATCTCATCAACTATTTTCTGCTTCAAATACTGCGGCAACTCAACCGCCAAATTTTCTCTCGAAAATTCCTCTTCTAAAGCCTTCAACTAATTGCAGCACAAAAGTTTCACAATACTAACTTTCGATTATTTcttaatataaaatgttattaGTTCTTAATCTTAGTTCTTACCGATTTAATTAACTCCGCCGGTTTATATCCAATGCGGATTTGCACCGATTCTTCCATTTTCCGAATCTGATCTAGGCTATAAGATACAACAACtgcaaacacaaaacaaaagaaaccaaATCAATGTGGAAACGGTTTATCTTACAAAAGGAAACAAAActaaacacaaaacaaaactcTATTATGATTGGTGTTACTTAACTCACCTTTAACGTTAGTGGAGTGAATAGAAAGAGAAGCATAAAGAGAGTGAAAAACAAAGAGAGAAACAATGGCAATGTTAAAAAAGCAAAGAAAGAGAGTAGTATTGTTGTAGGAACAACTAGAAAGGCACCTTCTGGCCATGTTATTGTTACTActcttgttctcttcattctaagatttgtcttttatttaAGTGCAAAAAAGATAT
This portion of the Trifolium pratense cultivar HEN17-A07 linkage group LG3, ARS_RC_1.1, whole genome shotgun sequence genome encodes:
- the LOC123915869 gene encoding uncharacterized protein LOC123915869 isoform X2; translation: MARRCLSSCSYNNTTLFLCFFNIAIVSLFVFHSLYASLSIHSTNVKVVVSYSLDQIRKMEESVQIRIGYKPAELIKSALEEEFSRENLAVELPQYLKQKIVDEILHRLRSLNSSDINIAKEREVVESWRKEKLEEVKLAHVNRTSNSTMPIEEAGMLLRALESDWDVLCEEIGLWIPAQVDNEEQDDKPEGTKDFEEEILPGRPLPPECHAELHTDYDGTAVRWGLTHHKNSAADCCQACLDHARHAKEGENKCNIWVYCPSESGCHSPDIYEHKHQECWLKYAAKPQLNFKDKYPESYKKSFPSAPVVVPWVSGVVSS
- the LOC123915869 gene encoding uncharacterized protein LOC123915869 isoform X3 gives rise to the protein MKRTRVVTITWPEVVVSYSLDQIRKMEESVQIRIGYKPAELIKSLKALEEEFSRENLAVELPQYLKQKIVDEILHRLRSLNSSDINIAKEREVVESWRKEKLEEVKLAHVNRTSNSTMPIEEAGMLLRALESDWDVLCEEIGLWIPAQVDNEEQDDKPEGTKDFEEEILPGRPLPPECHAELHTDYDGTAVRWGLTHHKNSAADCCQACLDHARHAKEGENKCNIWVYCPSESGCHSPDIYEHKHQECWLKYAAKPQLNFKDKYPESYKKSFPSAPVVVPWVSGVVSS
- the LOC123915869 gene encoding uncharacterized protein LOC123915869 isoform X1; translation: MARRCLSSCSYNNTTLFLCFFNIAIVSLFVFHSLYASLSIHSTNVKVVVSYSLDQIRKMEESVQIRIGYKPAELIKSLKALEEEFSRENLAVELPQYLKQKIVDEILHRLRSLNSSDINIAKEREVVESWRKEKLEEVKLAHVNRTSNSTMPIEEAGMLLRALESDWDVLCEEIGLWIPAQVDNEEQDDKPEGTKDFEEEILPGRPLPPECHAELHTDYDGTAVRWGLTHHKNSAADCCQACLDHARHAKEGENKCNIWVYCPSESGCHSPDIYEHKHQECWLKYAAKPQLNFKDKYPESYKKSFPSAPVVVPWVSGVVSS